The following DNA comes from Solea senegalensis isolate Sse05_10M linkage group LG10, IFAPA_SoseM_1, whole genome shotgun sequence.
aatatCAGACTGGAGTAACTTTAAACAATAAAAGTCTCACATTTTTCTAAtgagataaataaatcaatggtACCTGAGTCTTTGGGGGAACTGGCTTGATATTTGCCATGTGACTGGACATGGGGAGGATGTTGAGTTGGTCGTCAATGACGACGCAGTTCTTGCAAGATGcaagagacagaatgaacctaAAAATTGTCAAACAAAATTAGAGACACGTTTAAACTGTCATGCCACTGACCAGAAATCCTCCAGTTTCACATACCTCTCATTGAACCGTCCCACCACATCCTGATGAGCCTCTGTCCTGTAGCGGGAGTGTACGTcctgaaaacaaaccacagccATCTTAAGTTATCTGACGAGAGCGTACAGTCTGACGTGTGTGAAGATGACATGTGATGGAGAAACTTACCATAGTCATAGTGTAAAGCTGCTTAAGAGAGTTCATTGTCCGCAGCAGTATGACCACAATCCCGCCTCCTTCTACAGTCTCAATCGTTCTTGCTAGGAGGTTGGGTGTAAGTGCTTCAAAATCCTGTGTGACAAGTAAACAAATAGAAATAAAGCTTTAAGGCATCCAATATACTGACAATATAATAATCTAAAGACATGGATCCCAACCTTTTTATATTCTGACTTGAAATATACAAATGTTTCTTATGAGCCCTGTTTTCAAGATATATTTGACCAAGTTAAACAAAGACTGAGATGGCAgaagaaatattacattttaaggaaAGATAAATAGTGTCATAGTCTCACAGACtcacctgcaggacacacatGCCGTAGGTGTTTCCCAGAATCTTGTGCGTCTCATTGTAGTAACAGTAGCGGATGTTTGTTGCAGCGATGAAGAGTTCAAACGGGTCGTCCTGATTCAGATTCAACGTGCCCGTTTTGATCTTCTTCTGCAGCTGTCTCATGCGCTTCTTGCGATTACtgtttcagacacacacacacgtcaaacGTCAACATTCtccttaaataataatgtaatgtatttgtgTAGCACTTTTCCATACAAGTCATAAAGTGCTTTCCAATGTTGAATCTATAAAACAGggcaattaaaatacaaaacaacaataaataatgttaGAATATAAGAAGTTAACACTTCCAATAAGGTCATGTGCGAAGAACAGGCTTTTGTAAAAAGATTTGAAAGATTTTCAGTGAGCTGAGGCTCACAATGGAGGTGCACATTTAGTAATGTATTTGAGAGCTAGGATACAAAGTGCTTCAAAAGTAATGAGTAATATCTTAAAATCCATTCTGAAACTAACAGGTACCAGGAAACCAAAAACGTGAGGCCACAATAGAGCTGATGTAGCTGGGTTTGTCATTGTTGGCTAAAAGCCGAGCAGCTGCATTGTGAACAAGTTGGAAGGTGAAAGTGTatcaattttaaataaaagcatggaTGACCTTCTCCAGATCTGCCTGTGTGAGGGCTTACCTGCTGAAACCAAGGTCTTTTTTGTAGCACCACAGAACTGAGGGTCGAGCTCTCACGCTGGCTTTGGACAACATGTGATGCAGGATGACAACCTGGAAACAGAGACATGATTCTGAATGTAAACTGAGACTCGTATAATAGTGTGGAGGTGAAAGGCATGAGACATTACCTGATCTCTGCCTCGATCTCCCACCACAACAAACATGGAGCGGTGCTGCAAAGAGACTCCATTCTCTATCTGTACACGGATCCGGTTGTCGACCTTCTTGCGAACCGTTGCCATCGTCTTCCTGtcactgagagaaaacaaacactaagAACTTAACTCAAACAAGTCAAGTGTCAGCAGCAACTGCGCCGGTGACGTGAAGTTAGCTAAACTTGAAATAAACGAGTTCATCTGCAACCTATGAGAAAAAGAGGCACACATATCGCGATATCAAAGCGCCACTTCAAACACGAAGCGTTTTCATTTTTACCTTCCGATTGCAGACAAAGGACTTATGAATTAATTTTCACAGAACATGGATAACTCAGGTGCTGAAGTTACACGGCAGCCATCATGCTGTTGATACTGAACTCTCACGTGGAGACACCCGTTCATGGAGGACCCCGGTGTGACGTCACATTTACGCGACAGTATTTATTTCTGATCCCTGAGTTTAGTCTGCCAGGCGTGAAGTAAacccttccctctcctccccaaacatattaataatgactaaaacaagCATCACAGTTTCCTCACCAACTACACGCGTTTTTAAAGGGACAGAACACCAAGGAAATTTAGACCCAGacgttcttcttctttcacGTAAATAACCTTATGTCAGAATTacacaaataactaaaaacaaTTAACAACAGGAAACCCAGGACACATTCGGCTTTGAAATAAACTTCCTCAAGATCACAGCACTCCAGGTGCATCAAGACCACTaataaatgttgaatgtaaATCACTGCATTTCTTTTACTGTAAATCATTGTACAGTTTGATACATTTCGGGTTATGAGTTTTTTTGCTGCACGTGAGTTttctttaaattgtatttttttttgcatgaagtTACTGCTTATTCAAACTATATTTTGTTGATGTCCATAAATTAATATACTGTTACTCAGTAATCCAACAAACGTCATCAAAGTTGCTGGAGAGTTAAGAGACCCAACTTGCCCTGAGGCTCTTTAAATTAATTCAGCGGgtctttttgttgtcttttttaattatctgcGCCTGCGCTCTGGTGACCATGCGGTGGCGCTGCATCACTGGCCGACATTCCTATATATTGTTATAGAAGCAAAACTCAGGTATGGAATAGTTTAGGGTTTAAAATTGCAGCACATGCACCATGTGAACAATTAATTTAGTTCAATCAAAAGggctccatttaaaaaaatagatattaaAAATATCTCCCCATCAGCacttaacatttcatttttgagtgacagctctcaaaactgcaataaaaacaaatagctGAAGCACAGGTATGCAACACAACTTTATTGAAACTCTTGAAGCAACATCAATTTACAAACAAGAAAACGGGAGCTCACTGaacataaaaggcttatttttttagaatcaaaatgacaaaagaaccGAGAAAGGGATTGAACTCCCAAGGATTGGACCAGCAGTGGCAGGTgcatttttaatacaaaaaataacttATGAAATCTTTCAAGTTTACAGGAATATTGTGACACATGGTGTGTGTAAATCAATTATTAGATTTACAACTTACCTTGTGTTTTAGACTTTAAATGATGTATTTCCAAAAATCAAAGCAGACATTTACTTTGActaaagaaacaggaaaaataCCACTgatgaacaaacagaaaaaaggacATGAGTGAGCTGGGGCAAATGCATGGATGAATTTAGAATTTTCAGTGTGGTGCAATTAAATCAGTCACAGTCATTAAGAAAGGCCTCTCCCCCCTCAGGATCGCATTGCCTGAGTGCTGCCTCTTGACATTCCTCTGGGTCCCTGACCAGCTCCACGCTTGTAGTTCTGTTGGTAACCGTCCTTGAGCAACAACAGGAACAAGAACACATTTTAGAAACGGCTCCAGCAGATAGTAACATTTTAATTATCAAAGCCAGTGTGAGGTCTGAACGCTCCTCATACCCTCTGATAATTTCCATTCGAGTAATCACGGGGTGTGTTGAACTGAGTCTGTCCATAACCAGAGTTTGGAGTGTTGGCAAAAGGAGGACGATAACCATCATAGCCacctggacaaaaacaagagctcTAAATTAAAATGCTTCTACTGAGGAGAACAACAAGATCAACAATTTAAGCCCCTTTCAGACAATGGCCATGTTACACATCGTTTGTCATTCTGATTGTTTTGGCTAACACCTGCTCCAAGTACCATCACCATAGTAACCATCAGACTGTTCACCACAGAAAAGCAGCAGTGCATGAGAGAGGCTGgtctttaaataataataataataatgaaaaaatagaCTGACAAACTCACTACAACAATTATATAATGTTTGTCTAAAAATCTTAACATGGTTTTCTTAAATTTGCTTGTAGCTATATGTTTTGAGTGTACCTCTGAATCCATTTGAGGAGCCTCTGTAGCCGTTGATCATACCCCTGGCATTACGGGGTCCACCACGAGACATACCTCTGCTATTGTAGAAGGACTGAGCCTGTCTGCCAAAGCCTGGGCCCTGCGGAGACGGCTGCTGATGGCCTCCTGACTGGTCTTGGGAATGGAAAGCACCAACTACtaaaaggaaaacatggaaTTTGTTAAAGGAAAACAGATGGGAGTCAATCTCtggccacaaaacaggaaagtATTAACATGTCTAACTGGAATGTAATCTCAGAAACACAAGTGTGGCACAATCAATCCAAGGAGTAAAGGAACAATGTAGTGAAAATCTGCCCACCAGACTGTAGCTGTTCTGACTGCATGTCTGTCTGCTCCACAGGATGCTGCGACTGGTTACTGAAAGCCTGGTTGTAGTTGTTTTGGTACTGGTTGGCCTGGTTCAAGGCCTCCGTCTCATTAGCTGGCGGGACTGGGGCATTGAGGTTGAACACCTGAGGGTAAACAAAGGCCACATTGTGGTGAAGCCAAAACCAGAGGAAGGATCAAGGAACTTACTAGAGATAAAGTACATTACTATGtaataaaatgagaagaaactTCAGGACTTGACATAATTACTAATGCAAGTCATTTTTAGCTTTATTTAAGGTCGGGTAGTCCAGTGAAAGTTGATCTTAATCAATAAATGACTTTAGCACATGTATTATTTGGCAGAATCTCAGTAAGCTTAGACGAAAAGCATACGACAGTGTCGTCACACTCTTACTGTCTGCATTGATTGGAATGGTGCTGCATTGACATTGATGCCACTGCTGTGAGGAGCTTTGGAAACAGGCTGGAAAACCTGCGTCTGAGAGGCAGGGGAAAGAGCTGTGGAGGGCGGAGGCTGCTCTGATGACAATGACATTGAGGTCTGTGGAAGACACAGGATACGAGTTGTTGGACTACATGATACTTATCTGATTGAGTGATTGGAATGATGGAGAAAGTTATGgctacttcatcatcatcatcacaataacctaaaaatatttattttaacaattaaatCTCAAGTGACTCTGGATTTAATTTTTACCTGGATGGGGTCGAGGGGTTCTGAAGAAGGTCGAGGATCTGGCGTGTGAGAGGTCTGATACATGGGGGGCGGTGTTGGGGAGACGATGGGGACCTGTAAAGTAAGAGCAAAACATAAGACATTCCCCATTTTAAGATTAACAGGTGTGATCCCATCAGCATGTTATTGTCATGTTTGGTGTCTTACTTGCGTAGGCTCAGGTTGGACAGGAACAGTGTTGGGTTGTGATAGCCGAGACTCTGCCTGAACTAAGATTAAGATATTGAACTTTAGTCAACAAAAACTCCCATTGTCAGATTTCCTTTATATTAACTTTACACAAACTGGCAGCATAACCTACCTGGAGGACACACCATCTGTGTTAAGTCGATGCTCTGAGCGGGGTTCATAGGTTGCGCCGATACAATGGCAGAGTCAACAGGCTGTCCGTCAAACTCCAGCATCGAGTCCTGAGAGGAgacaaacatcattttaagtggcctaaccctaaccctttaagGCACATGCAGTGCCTTAAAAACACGTGACAATGTGTGGAAGAAGCCAGAGGTGTTTTTAATCAGAGGTGCTTGAGAGTCGTAATCCTGCTGCATTCGTCATTACTAACAAAAAAGCTGCAGAAACGACCCGCCTCACTGAATTCGTTAACATATTTAAgtgtaattaataaataaaaagacaatggATCAACATTTTCCCTCACAGCAGCTTTGCTGTTTGAtgcaagtgaagaaaaaaacaataaaatgaatttgCTGTGTCTGATCATCTGCTTCTTCACCAACTAATTCAGAAGCTTTGTCTGGATTATAGAGGTGCAGTATTTATAtcgtatgaaagtgtgagtgaaataaACTGCTTTGTGCCATTTAAAGAATATTTGTGTGCAAtgacaacaatggtgaaaagtaaGCGCAACAATTTGTGTTATAAAACTGACAACAAGGTAAAGCTCATACTGAAATAATTGACGGGGTTTTTGTTCAAGGCTGAGAGTTTGTGGCCGATAAGTATCATCTAAGGAGGGAATGCAAGTTAACTGAGTCATAGTTTCCAGAGAACACTGCCTTGTGGTTATCAAACTAAAACACAGCCAGAAATGTTTTTAACCTTCTATGTTTTGGTGGCTCTGAAATGCCAAAGTAGTATGGATGGAGGACATTAACCAGAGCAGAATGTATgcgttttttaaatgaaaatggattaaaattaaaacatttacagttattatttgtttgcagCACAAACTCCTTACCTGCATGAAGTTGTATGTTCCCTGCATCTGTGCCATTAAGTCCTGCACCACCTGCTTCCTGACCAGTGGGTCAGTAGGTGGAACAGGGGATGTTAAAGTCAAGGGGTGGGTCTCCAAGGTAACAGGTGAAGCCATAGGCtgcacaggctgctgctgctgctgctgctgcagcatggTACCAACTGCCTAAGAATGCAAGACAGgcagaacaggtgaatgatggacGTATTAAACACAGGgcagaacaaatgaaaatatgctGAGGTGATACCTACAGGATTATATTTAGATTACGTTGTTAACTCAATTGCTACTGATGATGACTAAACATGTACATTGTCTGTACATATATTACCCTTACCAAGCACAGCACTATACTAGGACCAACTGTTAACCATTTGATGTCAACAGCATGAAGCGGTTGACTAATCCTGCCTTGTGTCAACCGTCCAGCCTTCTGGTGATGGTGTAATGATCTCTTTGCACACTTGCTGCCCTCAATACCAATGAATAATTATTTGAATGTCACAATCTGAGTACTACTGCTCAAcatgttcatccatccattgctACTTTACAGCATAACTACGTTGCATGTCACAGATCACAATTTCAGAAAGAATAACGAGTTTTATCTGACTTAAATGGCTTTCTTACTCGGATCTGGATCTAAATCCAGTAGAAGATTTTTGGGATAGAGAATCACTGTGTTGGCCAACACTGTCCATTAACAAATAAGATGACGTTGACCGACATAGAAGTCTGGCTGCTGCTTAACCCTATGCAAAACATAGCACAGGCTGCAAAGGCAGGTGAGCAGGAGAAACACAGCTGGTGCAAATGACAAAGCTGATCAGCACTTCTGCTGTCACACAATGCACACGCAACCACAGATCCGAATTCagtaataatatactgtattcatTACCATTTGTCTGTCATTACACATTACTGTAACATTTTGGGGAAATTGACCAAAGGAGGAATATTATGggaatatgttttgtttttttccctgtaatTAAAATAGCAATGTGGATGTATAACAGACTTCCCTCTTTGAATGGAGGTAATTTGAACTTCAATCATTTTTTggattaaacaaaaactaaaatcagaacaaaaaatacaggaaatattcaacaaaacaaagaagtaaAAGGTAAAAAGTCCCTGTAACtaacctctgtgtctgtggtccaCTCATCCCCCTGCTCCTTCTCACTGCCACTGTATGTGCTGTCTGGAATGAACTGTCTATTTACAAACTGGagggagacaaaagaaaacattagacacaaaacacaataagCCCTACaatgtaacgtaacgtaacaGGAACGTTAATCTCACTTCTGTCGTTTCCACCTCAATGGGCTCTGTGAACTCCTCAATTATTTCAGTTTCTGCAAAAGAGAGAGGGTAGTTTAGTTGGCTATGCTGATCTCTTTCTTACTCGAGTACATACTCATTTTAAACAGTCAGGTTTGGTGCAGGATGACTTAAGAGAAAAGTCAGGACCTTGATCAACCGTCTGCTCCTCAGCTTCCGACGATTCAGCTGctcctgatgctgctgctgctgctgctgccactgctgctgctgctgctgctggctcctcctcctcctcttcctcctcacaaaCTCCATTTTGATGAGACTGGACCCTGTCAAAGTACCCGCTCTGCAGAACCTGGTCCAAGGTCTCCCTCAGTGCTTTGTCTAgtagaagaaaaacatggtTAGCCTTGTATCAAAATGTCAGGTAATTAAAGTCAAGATACTCTTCTTTAAAAGACCTTAAAACAAATGGGTTACATTAAACTGAGACTAAAGTGACAAATGTAAAGGAGAGCTAAAATATCACAGTCAATTAAGTCATGTGATTATATCAATAATAACCACACAAAGGCCAAGCAAGCCAAACATATTGCGTTCATTTAGTCCAACTACAGCCTACAAGATTTTCACAGTACAATAACCTCAGCAAGTTTCACAGTAAACACAGCATTTCACAATTATTACCTGTTACAAATGGAAGTGTACACatcttttacatttgtttgaattttaCAGTGAAACTGTTTCCTTATGGTGGCAGCTCAGGGTTAGTGTGTCAGGTTAAGCTCAGAGGTCACAGGCAACACAAATTAAGCTGGAATGTGGAAAATGATTCCAAGTGCACAATAATGATTGCCATTATTACAAAAGGAGATGCACGGCTGAGTTTCTCCATTTGggcatattttaaaaaaagatgtacATCAGTTTTTATACCATTTTACAGTACACTGTGCCATTAATCAGATATAGTACTGCTGTAACCCTGgtattattcagtttttaaccTGTAGCAgaaggttgaaaaaaaaaaaagaagtagagACTGATTAGATTAGAAAAAGGCTGCTACATCAAGAATGAGTTGTAATATACTAAAGAACACTAATCCTTCAGCACAGACTTTTCCACTTTTAGTTCTTCAGAAAAAGCAGGGCAGTATTATTCCTTTACCGTCTGCTCAACCCTGAATAAATAGCAACCTGACTCACCAAATGAGACCTCCTTACAAAAGTAAAATGGGTGGCTTGTGTCACTCCAGCGAACTGGGTCACCAGTATCCTAATGTGACTTGACCAGTGGAACCACAGGCAACAGGGCCACTGGCACCCTGCCACACTGCTGAGTCAGGATAAGCCCATGGTGCTCAGCCCTCGAGCAGAATGCAGCAGTGCATTTCCCAAGGCCACACCACTGAGAATGCAGTACGCCAACATACCCAAGGCCTGATTTTTCCCAGTCTTGTACACATGGTGTATTAACAAAATACAGTACACACAACACTATTAAATGAAGACTAGTTTATAGCCCACAGTATCATATGATAAGATAGTATTATATAGCAGTATTGTTCTGTGTCTTTTGCCCTAGGCCTGTGGCCAACTTTACTATAAGCTTGTTGATGACTGATCATATACCATCGGATAACATGTTCTACTAAAAATAGAGACCACCAGTTTAATCTAAATAAAGCCGTCATGTCTCACATGTTCTTAGGTTCTATACGAAAACATATTTGGtttaaatatcatcaaaaaaataaatcatcatcatactTGTTCTAATGTTCACAATTGTTCAAATATTGATCATTTTTACTCACATGTTGTCCCAACCACAGCCATGTCCTTTCCTTCCAACAGGTCCCAGAGATGAACCGATGCTTCTTCATACTGGTCAACCAACCTGAGATGTGTAGAGATGTTGCATGATTGACtgatcaaaaaagaaaaaacagtgttttacatCTTAAACTAATCCAGATATTAAAGCCTTGGCAGCTCAGACCTACCTAACACTTTGATCTCGATCTGGCCCAACTAATTTGTAGAACTCATCAAAAGCTGCAAGGTCTGCATCTGTCAACAGTGGTGAGCCACAGAGTCCCTGCTTCAGGTCCTGTCGCACAGTTTCATCTCCCAGTCGGTCCAGGAGGAACTGCAACTCCAAAATTGTCCTCAGCCTCCTCTGTTCTGCTTCATCGCGCTGCAGCTGCTCCCGCCGCACAGACTTCTTTACCACCTTCTGGAGCTaatgacaataaacaaaaagtgacataaaGCTTGAGTTTCAAAAGTCAGGACAGACACCACTCTGAAGCAGCACAGATACGTAAAGTCAGCATTACATCTTGTCCCAGTGTCACGAATGTCTTCTGCAACTCTCGTGCAAATTCCAAATTATGCGTGATTTCTTGATATTTGGAGAGGGCCTCCtacaaaatgaagaagaaatcaacatttcacatattgataaaaaatacatttatcacAGGGTTTGTATGTTCTTGAACAAAATGATGCAAGCTTCAATGTACCTACCAGCTGGTCCTGATTGAGTCGTTCCCCACTCTCCTTCCTGACTTGATAATCATCCAGTTTGCTCTGTAGAccatcaaaaacattaaaaaagttaaTACATTCCATAGAATAACTATTGTTTCTTTTCAGTAAGAGATGTATCTACAGTAGGTGCTTTCTGGAAACACTAGAATGAAAGGtctaacctttttcttttccatgttGCGGACCTTCTTCTCAATGACACCCAGCACTTGCTTCAAAACTTCAGACTGTCCCCCTCCAAGTGGAACATTGCCCATTGATCCTGGAGCGGATCCCACATCTGGGCTGGCAGTCTGCAGTGCTCTGTTTGCATTCATTGCTGAGGGCATCTAAAAATGAAAGTATGAAACCATTTTCTTCAATAATACTTTGTTGTTTAGTCAATGAGCTGTCAAAAAGTAGTTCATTTGCATTGCCCACCGAGTCTGTAATTGCTTGTGTTACTTCGAAAAAGAACACCATTTAATTTCATGCGTAAAGTTCAGATTTTAAGTCGGAGTAACAGATACTCCAGGTATGACACTGTTCATCTGCATCAGGACACAAGATTAATCTGATGCCTCCTCAAGAAATAAGTATCCATCAGTTTCCTAGCTCACATTACCATCACATTTAGGCCTAGAATTAAATTTGGGCATTTTAGTatcaatatttaaatcattttgcAAAATTGTAATGACATATTCTGTCAGGCACACTTCAAAACGAATCTGTCATCTCTACATGACATTACATCTGATTGCATAACCTATAGGATATTAATGACCAGAAATATTAATTACGAAAAATGTAATGTTGGAAAAAGATGATTTTATACAGTTGCAGATTACCAAGTAATTTTGATATTATTTTGTCAGGTTACGAAACAAGGACTTCGATGACA
Coding sequences within:
- the caprin1b gene encoding caprin-1b isoform X4 codes for the protein MPSAMNANRALQTASPDVGSAPGSMGNVPLGGGQSEVLKQVLGVIEKKVRNMEKKKSKLDDYQVRKESGERLNQDQLEALSKYQEITHNLEFARELQKTFVTLGQDLQKVVKKSVRREQLQRDEAEQRRLRTILELQFLLDRLGDETVRQDLKQGLCGSPLLTDADLAAFDEFYKLVGPDRDQSVRLVDQYEEASVHLWDLLEGKDMAVVGTTYKALRETLDQVLQSGYFDRVQSHQNGVCEEEEEEEEPAAAAAAVAAAAAAASGAAESSEAEEQTVDQETEIIEEFTEPIEVETTEFVNRQFIPDSTYSGSEKEQGDEWTTDTEAVGTMLQQQQQQQPVQPMASPVTLETHPLTLTSPVPPTDPLVRKQVVQDLMAQMQGTYNFMQDSMLEFDGQPVDSAIVSAQPMNPAQSIDLTQMVCPPVQAESRLSQPNTVPVQPEPTQVPIVSPTPPPMYQTSHTPDPRPSSEPLDPIQTSMSLSSEQPPPSTALSPASQTQVFQPVSKAPHSSGINVNAAPFQSMQTVFNLNAPVPPANETEALNQANQYQNNYNQAFSNQSQHPVEQTDMQSEQLQSVGAFHSQDQSGGHQQPSPQGPGFGRQAQSFYNSRGMSRGGPRNARGMINGYRGSSNGFRGGYDGYRPPFANTPNSGYGQTQFNTPRDYSNGNYQRDGYQQNYKRGAGQGPRGMSRGSTQAMRS
- the caprin1b gene encoding caprin-1b isoform X2; its protein translation is MPSAMNANRALQTASPDVGSAPGSMGNVPLGGGQSEVLKQVLGVIEKKVRNMEKKKSKLDDYQVRKESGERLNQDQLEALSKYQEITHNLEFARELQKTFVTLGQDLQKVVKKSVRREQLQRDEAEQRRLRTILELQFLLDRLGDETVRQDLKQGLCGSPLLTDADLAAFDEFYKLVGPDRDQSVSQSCNISTHLRLVDQYEEASVHLWDLLEGKDMAVVGTTYKALRETLDQVLQSGYFDRVQSHQNGVCEEEEEEEEPAAAAAAVAAAAAAASGAAESSEAEEQTVDQETEIIEEFTEPIEVETTEFVNRQFIPDSTYSGSEKEQGDEWTTDTEAVGTMLQQQQQQQPVQPMASPVTLETHPLTLTSPVPPTDPLVRKQVVQDLMAQMQGTYNFMQDSMLEFDGQPVDSAIVSAQPMNPAQSIDLTQMVCPPVQAESRLSQPNTVPVQPEPTQVPIVSPTPPPMYQTSHTPDPRPSSEPLDPIQTSMSLSSEQPPPSTALSPASQTQVFQPVSKAPHSSGINVNAAPFQSMQTVFNLNAPVPPANETEALNQANQYQNNYNQAFSNQSQHPVEQTDMQSEQLQSVGAFHSQDQSGGHQQPSPQGPGFGRQAQSFYNSRGMSRGGPRNARGMINGYRGSSNGFRGGYDGYRPPFANTPNSGYGQTQFNTPRDYSNGNYQRDGYQQNYKRGAGQGPRGMSRGSTQAMRS
- the caprin1b gene encoding caprin-1b isoform X1 — translated: MPSAMNANRALQTASPDVGSAPGSMGNVPLGGGQSEVLKQVLGVIEKKVRNMEKKKSKLDDYQVRKESGERLNQDQLEALSKYQEITHNLEFARELQKTFVTLGQDLQKVVKKSVRREQLQRDEAEQRRLRTILELQFLLDRLGDETVRQDLKQGLCGSPLLTDADLAAFDEFYKLVGPDRDQSVSQSCNISTHLRLVDQYEEASVHLWDLLEGKDMAVVGTTYKALRETLDQVLQSGYFDRVQSHQNGVCEEEEEEEEPAAAAAAVAAAAAAASGAAESSEAEEQTVDQETEIIEEFTEPIEVETTEFVNRQFIPDSTYSGSEKEQGDEWTTDTEAVGTMLQQQQQQQPVQPMASPVTLETHPLTLTSPVPPTDPLVRKQVVQDLMAQMQGTYNFMQDSMLEFDGQPVDSAIVSAQPMNPAQSIDLTQMVCPPVQAESRLSQPNTVPVQPEPTQVPIVSPTPPPMYQTSHTPDPRPSSEPLDPIQTSMSLSSEQPPPSTALSPASQTQVFQPVSKAPHSSGINVNAAPFQSMQTVFNLNAPVPPANETEALNQANQYQNNYNQAFSNQSQHPVEQTDMQSEQLQSVVGAFHSQDQSGGHQQPSPQGPGFGRQAQSFYNSRGMSRGGPRNARGMINGYRGSSNGFRGGYDGYRPPFANTPNSGYGQTQFNTPRDYSNGNYQRDGYQQNYKRGAGQGPRGMSRGSTQAMRS
- the caprin1b gene encoding caprin-1b isoform X3 — translated: MPSAMNANRALQTASPDVGSAPGSMGNVPLGGGQSEVLKQVLGVIEKKVRNMEKKKSKLDDYQVRKESGERLNQDQLEALSKYQEITHNLEFARELQKTFVTLGQDLQKVVKKSVRREQLQRDEAEQRRLRTILELQFLLDRLGDETVRQDLKQGLCGSPLLTDADLAAFDEFYKLVGPDRDQSVRLVDQYEEASVHLWDLLEGKDMAVVGTTYKALRETLDQVLQSGYFDRVQSHQNGVCEEEEEEEEPAAAAAAVAAAAAAASGAAESSEAEEQTVDQETEIIEEFTEPIEVETTEFVNRQFIPDSTYSGSEKEQGDEWTTDTEAVGTMLQQQQQQQPVQPMASPVTLETHPLTLTSPVPPTDPLVRKQVVQDLMAQMQGTYNFMQDSMLEFDGQPVDSAIVSAQPMNPAQSIDLTQMVCPPVQAESRLSQPNTVPVQPEPTQVPIVSPTPPPMYQTSHTPDPRPSSEPLDPIQTSMSLSSEQPPPSTALSPASQTQVFQPVSKAPHSSGINVNAAPFQSMQTVFNLNAPVPPANETEALNQANQYQNNYNQAFSNQSQHPVEQTDMQSEQLQSVVGAFHSQDQSGGHQQPSPQGPGFGRQAQSFYNSRGMSRGGPRNARGMINGYRGSSNGFRGGYDGYRPPFANTPNSGYGQTQFNTPRDYSNGNYQRDGYQQNYKRGAGQGPRGMSRGSTQAMRS